A window of the Deinococcus gobiensis I-0 genome harbors these coding sequences:
- a CDS encoding potassium-transporting ATPase subunit F, whose protein sequence is MPLMDLALLLIVLLLAAYLLYALVRAEKF, encoded by the coding sequence ATGCCGCTTATGGACCTTGCCCTTCTCCTCATTGTCTTGCTGCTGGCCGCCTATCTGCTCTACGCCCTCGTGCGCGCGGAAAAGTTCTGA